The following proteins are encoded in a genomic region of Sorangiineae bacterium MSr12523:
- a CDS encoding c-type cytochrome produces the protein MRQSMWLLVFAAASVPALLVGACSGDDTSVPGQDAGRDSTTDTSTDSPSTGGDPVRGKYIVDTLASCGDCHTPRKMDGSPDMERYLAGNDCFVGADRGDAGPGAPQDPPGCLAARNLTNHETGLKNRSDQEIRDMFQNGKRPTGDALYPVMPYWVYHNMTDADAKSVVAYLRTVPGIDHRSTSQWPWNSPPPAATPPIDLSKVHTPKQEGNANYESEMRGKYISAVAAACIECHTPEKEGVKPPMADRDKWFAGNRVFRRSDLHLPPNFPETIHSANLTSDPTGLAGRSVEDIVNAIRKGVQPDGGVVCPPMPAGHLAPYSNMTEDDAKDIARYLLSLPPIANARPDCQPTPP, from the coding sequence ATGCGGCAATCGATGTGGCTGTTGGTCTTCGCGGCGGCGAGCGTGCCGGCGCTTCTCGTCGGCGCATGCAGCGGTGACGACACCTCTGTTCCCGGACAGGACGCGGGCAGAGACAGTACGACGGACACCAGCACGGACAGCCCTTCCACCGGCGGCGATCCGGTGCGCGGCAAGTACATCGTCGACACGCTGGCATCCTGTGGCGATTGCCACACCCCGCGCAAAATGGATGGTAGCCCCGACATGGAACGCTACCTCGCCGGCAACGACTGCTTCGTCGGAGCCGATCGCGGTGATGCGGGCCCCGGCGCTCCGCAAGATCCTCCCGGGTGTCTCGCCGCGCGCAACCTGACGAATCACGAGACCGGTTTGAAGAACCGGAGCGACCAAGAGATTCGGGACATGTTCCAAAATGGAAAGCGCCCCACCGGTGACGCTCTCTATCCGGTCATGCCGTATTGGGTTTACCACAACATGACGGACGCGGACGCGAAGTCCGTTGTCGCGTATCTGCGCACGGTGCCGGGTATCGATCACCGCTCCACGAGTCAGTGGCCGTGGAATTCGCCCCCGCCAGCCGCGACCCCGCCGATTGATCTCAGCAAGGTGCACACCCCGAAGCAGGAGGGGAATGCGAATTACGAGAGCGAAATGCGCGGCAAGTACATCAGCGCCGTCGCGGCCGCGTGCATCGAGTGCCACACGCCGGAAAAAGAGGGCGTGAAACCACCCATGGCCGATCGAGACAAGTGGTTTGCGGGCAATCGTGTTTTCAGGCGCTCCGATCTCCACCTGCCGCCCAATTTCCCCGAGACGATTCACAGCGCGAATCTGACCTCGGATCCGACGGGCCTCGCCGGTCGCTCCGTGGAGGATATCGTCAATGCGATTCGAAAAGGTGTCCAGCCGGACGGCGGTGTGGTGTGCCCGCCCATGCCCGCGGGGCACCTGGCGCCGTATTCCAATATGACCGAAGACGATGCAAAAGATATTGCGAGATACCTGCTGTCACTTCCGCCCATTGCGAATGCGCGGCCGGATTGTCAGCCCACACCGCCATAA